The Archocentrus centrarchus isolate MPI-CPG fArcCen1 chromosome 24, fArcCen1, whole genome shotgun sequence DNA segment CCACCTCGCTTGTATAGGTCAGAATTTGCCAACAGGGAATCCCTGCGGGATACACTGCTACTGGTAGAGCTGGATACTGGAAGAAAAATAATTGACAAGGCcctttaagaaaacaaaaacaaacaaacaccccccacccaaaaTCTAACAAAACATTGTTATGAATTAGGCATGGTAACGCACAACCACTTAAGGtcatcagggaaaaaaaaaaaaagaagacattgtCTATGTAAAAGCAACATGTTTAGCAACTTACCAGAAGAGCCAAAACCTCCAAGAGCAGAGCCCAGGCCAACGCCAAGAGAGCCACCAGTGCTGCTGAAACCCAGGGAGGagcttggtggtggtggggcagCAGAGGTGTGTGAGAAAAGGGAGCTGCTCTGAGAGGTGTTAGGGACTGATCCAGAGCCATAGAATGAGCTCGAGGGCAGGCCGCTGCTGGGTGGAggagcctgctgctgctgcggctgAGGTTGAGGCTGAGGCATAGAGCGGTACAGCCCATTGGCAGGAGGACCAGACATGTTGTTACCAGAGCCAGATGcagacactgctgctgctgatggagaGATAAGCAGTGTGAGGGGTCAAAGGTGAGGAAAGGTCACATGAACTATGTGAGTGGTACTAATCaagtaagaacaggaaacaaaaactaACATAATAGAATTATGCAAAATTGGTATTTGAGAACTGACAATGCATTTCATGGAGTAgccactttaaataaataaataatcctgTTCCTattattaacacacacacacacacacacacacacacacacacacacacacacacacacacacactgtatcaTCTGCTAAAACACATTACATGCAAGCACTCATAGGAGGACAGCTATACAAATACACTTGTGCTATACTGTGTCTGTTCAAAGGTGGCCATGGAGATTTGGCAGATTTCTGCTCCTCCAAATAACTTTCAATTAATTTGCCACAGATAACAGGTAAAGACAAATGACCAGCCCAaatataaatcattttaaaaatgcagaattAAATAAAGACATATACAGCTATCTTTGTGAGAGCCACACTGCAGTTTAAACCATCCGAGTAATAACACTTTATAAAAGTTAGGATATTTTGGCAGActcatttttttccacctttATTTAAAGGTAACTGCTTCGTTTGGTATTTATGTGTGGTGGTTAATAATCGAGGTAAGAGGCTTAGGAATGAATTGAAGGTAATGAATGTCCTCAAAATCGGCATTACATATATTCGGGCCTCCAATAATATAGTTGCAAATTTGAAGCAGATGTCAGATGACCAACTTTATTTTAATCAGATAAAATAAAGGGCCATTTCATAGTTGGTGACattggaggggaaaaaattccttaatattaacaaaaaaaaaaggtcttaccAGCCTGTGCTGCTGCATGATTGATAAGAAGAGGGGTCTGAACTAAACGAACTGGGCCACCCAGACCGGTTCGAGCACCAGGGCCCATCACCAAAGCTCCAGTCTGGTCATAATAGGCCGCAGGGGCCAAAACCTGATATCCTGAGgaagcacaaaaataaataaatgtcagaaATTACACTTTACTTTTAATAAACAACATAATAAAAGAGTGTTAAAAGAGTAAATaaaagagtgtttttttttaataacaactTCCACATTGTGCCCacttaaccctctgaggtctggAGTATAATTGGCCATTTTGGACCGCTTTTGATttttacctttatatttcaccttaacaactgtttaccttgcctggTTTGGTATCATTGTTTTCAGCACAACTTCAcatgtgactgtacagttatcTTTTCAATTTGACACACCGCATTAATGCAATTAacctaacacacaaaaaacattaaatctaAGTAGAAAAGATTTTTGtaactgtgaaaaccacaaacatgaactacactcaacaaaaacacaaacgcaCAAAAAATTTCccattttatcttatttatattgtttatatttttgagtatattttgataaattaaaatacaaatacaagttgtaaattaaaaaaaaaaaaaaaaaaacttcaaattttAAAACTCGCTATCACCCAGTCACTCTGACACACACCTTTCACAGGCTCCTCAGCAATCAAATGCACGTTGCCATATaattttttgattggttgatgtggtgcatttttccacaaataggaaaggggatgttatgatttagtttttttgtttttttttggctggcaAGCACTTCCTGCTAGCGAAGATCCTGTTTTTACAGTTTCCTCCTGCACCAAATGCACATCTAACATGAGGAcgatatacaggaaaaagcatggcgtaGATTTTTGACAACTCTCTTTTTACTTGGTCTATCAACACAATTGAAAAACTGGTACACTGTTTGAAGTATGCACTTTCCACACAAGTAAAACAGAGACTCAGTGAGGCAGTGTTCTGCTGCTATGCCATCTTAAATCAACAACGCCATTCAGGGACACTGGAGCATCTGTCAGCCCCAGAGAGTTAATAtaaaacactgaagaaaaacTGCGGTATAGTAGAAGTATGAAGTACCAACCAGGCATTCCTGTGTATGCCAATGCAGggtttgcagcagctgctgcagctaaagATTCCTGCTGGCTCTGTTGGCCTTGCCCAGGTGTAAGAGGTCGCTGGTTGGTTCCTGTGCGCATCACCTGGCAGAAAAAGTTGAAAATATTGTCACTGGCGATTGCCCATTTCAACTTGACTTCACAACTTACAATAAATGTGACTAAATGACGAAAAGCTAAGATTTAACTCGTGTTTCACCCTAACTGTTTGGTTTGATTTCAAAAGTTGCTTGGAAACATAAATCAACCAACCCCACAACTGTTATGAAGTAAATGTACAACTGGTTCCACTCCACAGAAACTTTTAACTTCTCTAAAATTTAACAGCAGGTCTTTGTGTATTCATGGCTGACTTATTTTTAGGGCTTGTTGTCTTAAACATTTTACACATGAAAACCAGTCAcagaaaaatgactgaaactgCTTCCTGAATTACATTCTTATACAACCATACAGGAGAAATTAAATATGGAATTAATATTTAAACTTAAAATTGGTGAGAAACAGTCAGGACAACTTCTATAAATAATTCCTACCTGTGGTTGCCCTGGACCCTGACTGGATGCTTGCTGATTGGCTGAGTGATTGGCAGTAGATGCGGGCTGCTGCTGGAAAAGATTAGCAGGGTAAACACCCCAAGGGACGCCGTAGTACTGTGGTGGAACGACTGTGGGACCTAAAGGAGAAATATTTCTGAAGTTATACACTGGACCTTGGCAGAAGAGCcttgaaaattattatttttttttttttaaatctgctggATTTCAATGAGAAGCTAAAGTGAAATGCAAATAGGAATATGCGATCACCTGCAAGCGTGGCTGCTGCTGCCAGCCCAGCGGCAGTGTAGGGATCAGCTCCAGGTGGGGCAGCATTAATGATGTAAGGATTTGGCACAAATGCAGGAGCAAGGCCAGCTGAGTAATTGGAGGAAGAGCAATGTAACTCACATTTCCACATTAAGTCTCATTCAAAGGTCTACGCGACtcaaacagagaaaaccaagAGACAAAGCAGTTAAAAAGCATTGCAAGACACAAGGTACTACACACTGAGGAGGGCAAACAAATTTATCTCACCaagatgctgctgctgagccGCAGCCAGCGCATACTGTTgttgctgagctgcagtgagcTGTTGAACGGTCAGTTGATTAGACCTCTGGaacaactaaaacaaacaaaaacaaaaaaaaataatgctgcaaCCTGCTGAGCAAATTaagagcttgattttttttaaaaatttgtgaaTTTAACAGACCTGCTGCTGAGAGCTGTAGTCAAACAATccaactggagtccctgaagaGTCCACCTGAATCTGGTTACCAGCATAGTCAAACTGTAAGGACTCCACACCAGCTTGCTGCTCCATGCCTCCCATGTTTTGGGCCTCCTGGTTCTGGAAGTCCTCAGCTGGGATCTTGTTTTGGGAAGGGTTCTGTTGTTGGAGAGCATGAGGGTGGTGCGCCCCCATCATCTCTAAACCTGTCTGACTGGGCCCCATCCTCTCTACAGCCTCGGTGGGAGAAGCTTGACGGCTTCCAGGAGTTGGGctggaaaacaaattaaatttaagAAACTGTAGATGTTCACAATATCAAACACATCCTGATCTTTTATGTTTAGTTCTTGAACTGAAAGGCTGCAACTTGCTCAAACACCAGAGACATAAGAtagttatatttattatttaaaaaaaaaaaaaaaggttaaataaaatgaagtgaCTATCAGTTAACTTGTATCTCTGTAAAAGGAAAACCTACTTGAAGTCTTTACAGTCTCTGTCCATGCCGTTTAGCAGACCTCTTCCATTGGCTTTAGTAGGATCACTCTCCTCTCCCACCTTCATCTCTGGGCTTTTGTCCTCTTCAAAAGGCGACACCTTCTCTTGTGCATCACTCTTCTCTCTCCCATCTTGGTCAGCATCTCCTGCACCCTGTataaataagaacaaatttAGAAAAAGAAAGGCAAACCTCACTTTAGGCAAGATCAGTGAGATAGAACGGGTTAACTTACATAGCCACCATTCCTGTAGCGACCATCCATCTTGTCACCAGGGGAGGAACTCAGGACGTACTCCACCATGCTCACGCCAAGGCCTCCACCTTCTGAGCGAGGTGAAAGCACAGAATTGGCATCACCATTCCCATGGAAACCCTGGCCTGGCCGCCGCTGCACCATGATTGGCTGAGACACTGAATGATCTGAACGAAAATCTGTAATCAAATACAGTGGCAAGAGACTCGAACCCGTGGAATTACCTGCTTTTCTGCACTCAATGGTCATGAAATGTCATTTACTCTTCATCTGAgtcacaagtaaacacaaacgTGGTGTTGAACCCAGAGAAACAATCTCTCGTCTGTTTAAGGAGCACCCTGTTTAAAATTTACAGTGCTAGTGGAAAAAGTAAGGGAACCCTTGGATTTAACACAATGGCTGAAGCTCCCGAACCTCAAATGGTTTCTGTAGCCAAGTTTAGGAGGAACTGTGAATCATTCTTCCCAGAATTCTCTCACTTCAGCCAGATTGATAGGAATGAATGGCTGGTGTGAATGACCCTCGAGGTCACTCTTCAGCATCTCTATTGGATTAAGAGACTGTGCTCTGACAGCACCATTAGACTCTCTTCTTGTAAAGGAGCCATTATGCTTTTCCTCAGTTGTGGTCATATATGAATGGGCGCAATGAtgaatgctcatattaaacaacTGTTTAAAATTGGAAAACACAGAAAGTAAGCCAAATGCTCAGGGTTCAAACTGTTCAAACACTTCTTTTTACTCtttgctctgtatgatgtcagtgagagcagataTCCTCAATAGTTATCTCAAGCACACATCTCTTGGTGTGAGCTCAACAGCCCAACCatcctgctgttcaaacctacTGTTTagaaggggcagccaatcagaacaatGTTGGTTTAGAAAGAAGGGAGGTAAAATTGTTTCAGACAGCAGATGAACTGAGGGgttgcaccaaggcccagtacgAGATAAACGAGGATTACTTTGAACTGTGAAAGCTGCTCTAACAGAGCCCAGGaacaaaaatatggagctggaaatgagccaAATGGAAGTCACAGAATTTACTTTGATGTTTAGCAGCATCATTCAACCAAACATTTTTGCAGCAGTGTTGTGGAGGATCACAGCACTCTTTGGCAAACATTGGGGATGATTTTATGGCCTTCTCCTTACTGCTCTAATTCGCAATGATTCATGCATGGTAGACTCATCTTCACCATGTTGTAGCCTCAAACATGGACAAAATTCTGAGAGGATTTGTGTGCCATtacatacttaaaaaaaaaaagaagaaaaagaataaaataccTGGTTTGTTTATAATTGTAACTCAGATGAAAATCTGACCTCATTTTATTACAAATTTCCAAAGGGTTCACATACTTTTTCTTGCCACTGTATTTATATAGTTCTAATAGTGTATACATTAAAAAACGTAGAGCTGGCAGGCACCTGtgcaaactgaggtatgctatTTCCAAACACtggaagagattttttttttgcccaaatATCTAACAATGAAGTCactagaaaaaagaaaagctacaATATAGTAATAGACAAATTATAGAGGCCACTTACGAGATGATCCCCATGCATTGTCTCTCCATTCTTCTCCAAGAAGTATTCCTTTCCTGCCGTCCTTGGCCAGCTCATCAGAATCCCAGAGCTTTTTTGCTGGcaaaagctaaagaaaaaaaaaaggtttttcaacatctctgcacagcatAGAAATGCATTTGCTTTTAGGATTACAAACTATGAGAGTAaaggcagtggttctcaaatccaggcctcgtggcccagtgtcctgaaggttttagatgtgtccctgatccaacctCATTTATAAATGACACTTTTTGCTTCCTTCGTCTATGTGTATTCCTACTTGTTTACAGGAGGGAAGGGCACCTCACAGAGTGAATGACGGCATTTGTCATTATATAGCCTTTGATTTTACTTGTTCATAAGAATTTAATACTGACACCAGATTAATATGTCTATTATTTAGTAAAAGCTGGATTGGTTGGCTACAGTGATGTCTAGGAGAGTGCGAAAGGCTGATCAGTCACTCTCAGCGAGCTTAAAGTCTGTTCAGTGCTTTTGAAAAGAATCTGTATAACCTGTGTAATATTTTCAGACTGCTCTTAAAATAGATTAATTTTGGACTGGAAACATTTTCCAGAGTGCTTAGGTTTAGatttcaacaagacaatgacccaaTCCATGCTGCCAGGAAAAAGGCTGGTTGAGCTTTCTGGGAAAGCTGTGCCAAGCTTTTAGGATCACTTCTAAGAAGACTTGTCATTGGTGAATTGTCATTGGTAAGGCAACTCTCTCTACTACAAGTGGTGCTGTAAAGAAGTACTAAGTGATGAATTTGATTACTTAAGTAAATCGgccattttattcttttttataaaatgacaaatatatatgaaaaaacaGTATATTTTTGAAAGAGTGAAGCCTCTGGGGCCAACAAACATTTATAGATATTAAAGTTTTGTTGTATTCTACATATGCATATCATTAATAAAATGGAAGGGCGGGGGTTGATGGATTTAAATAAAAGGTAACGTGAGCTAGTTTACAATAAGTcagtattttaaatatttagaaTTAATAGTGTTCTAAACAGGgatactttaaaaataatttaaactgcATGTCAGTGCGTTATTACACATGACTGAAGACAGCCATACTTCAATCTATTCTCTGTAAAATGTTTAAAGTTACTTTTCAagtcaagaggaaaaaaaaaaaaaaaaatgaaatcacagAAAACTGTACAAGAGTGAGAAGACAGACCGATGTTCAGACAAAACCCTCCTTACCTCTCCCATCCCCCTCGACTCCAAAGCAAGAGCTTGAAAGTCATAGTTCATTTCATCCACTACACGGACCTAAGacaaaggatttaaaaaaaaagaaaaaagaaaaagttttttgattaacatttttaatgaaacagcATTGATTTAACAACATTTGGAGACAACTAAGATTTTacccaaaatgcaaaaaagctcTTCTTATAAAAACAAGTGACACTTCAAATAAATTCATGAATACTCATGGCAAAGAACAACAAACTAACATCTGTTCttaatttttgtttaataatttttaCATTACTTAGCATTCTGGTTTTGTGAATTAAGCCAGACATGACTTATGGGTTACACAGTATGTGAAAAAGCTGCTCAGCCAATAACTGACTGttctttaataaagttattttacaTGATGCATCTAGCCCTGACTGATTGTGAAAGTGAAATGCAAACACATCTAACACAATCACTGAGCATTGGTTATTGCATGAAacacctttttacatttttaagaggaagggaaaaaaaaaacaaaaaaaaaaaaaaaaaaaaaaaaaaaacaacttcctcTACAGGATGtgttaaaacaagaaaaaaaaatatcaagtagGGTCTATGCACAGCTAAACACAAATCCCACATCATCATTTGTAAAGACGGGGGATTACACTTGTTCCTTTACAGGGAACACTGGTTGAATGAAATGGAATAACCTGAAtaaagtttaaaagaaaaagacttaaaataagcttaaaaacaagATGGGGCTTAATATCGAACACCAACAATGCTGCACAGCAGCTCATAATACTGTGGAGACTGGATATGAGGTGTGGCTATTAAATAGTGATGCTTATGCATTTTGAAATTAAGAGAATTGGTTTCCGGATGTAGCATCAATGAAGTAACATTACTACAGCCAAATCTGATCtaacagtgaagaagaaaagcacaaaTCCCCTTAGACCACTAATGGAAGAAGACTTACTACGCTGCTTTGATCACTGAAAGCCTCGAGCGCAGCAGTCTGTGGGTGCAGAAGGGGAATAATTTGAAGGGGAAAAGAATTAAAACACAAGCTCTCGTCATTACAACTGAATTACAGTATTTAATACAATTATTTAATAACCACACTTCCTATTACATCCCTGGCTCAGATAAATGATATGATTCACATCCCTGCTGTGCGGATACAATGGCCAAAGACCCAATCGTGCTGATATATCTTCTCCAAATCAGAAGTAGTGCTACTGCTTTCTTAGTCTGTACGCCAACCCTCATCTCATGTTTGATTGGGCAAATGACTGAACAGACCTGTCTGTAATTCCAACACTGACAAAGGATTACATGTAAAAGATTGTTTATATGCTGTTTACATCAATATAATAATCAGTGATTTGTTCTGTCTGCTTATCTGGTGTGCACTAAACTGTATATCACTTCACTCCCCCTCCAAACTCTACCTGATCAACATGATTGGCATCCCCGGTGGGCCAGCGATGCTTGCTAGGTGTGCAACTCACAAGCTGCTCTCCAGGCTGCCTTTGAAAAAAGTATCCTACTGTGGCATCATCCTGAGACCTCCCGCTCAGCGGAGGCTGCGGGGTACCTGGGGTAGGGTTAGGAACTCTGTCCATGCCCTGTATATGTGGCCCTCCAGGAGCCTGACCAGCTCCTCCAACTGCAGCTAGGGGCCCTCCACCATGAACTCGAACACCCCCAGACTCAGGAGCACCATTTGCATGCAGCATCCCACCTCTTGTCTCCTGCCAGGCCACGTCATTCATACCTAGGATGCTGCATGGAACGCTCATTCCACGGGAAAGCCTAATAAACAGACAATAAAGTAGGATTTAGTCACTGAAATATGCtgcttttcttattttaagTTTACTTGTGTAAAGTTTAGAGAAAGAACTCTTATTCGAGGACATAGTTTTTGGGATGTCCTGCATAATTACATATAACTGACTAACCGCAAACACTATCACAATATTGACTCAGATGTGATTTTAAGTTAATTATATAAGGTAAAGTAGCACCCATTACAACGTAGTGTTTACAGTATCACGATGGGCTTTTcatcatgatgatgatgctaTAATTGTTGACTTAAATCCTCTCTGAGTCTTCAGACAAATCAACTTTTGCAGTACATCCCATAAAAGACATTCATGCGAAAGAATAATAAAAGGATAATGAATGCTTTTAATTTTACTACCCGGGACACGACTAATTCCCGTGGTGCTAACAACAGGCCAGTGCTATAATCGTCGGATTCTGCTAAACAAATTGTCATACAACAGACCATTAACGTTTGGCTGATTTAGAATAATCGGGCCAAGAACAAAACAAGCGACTGGCATGGATGTTGTAAGAGCTTGTAAGAGCAACACTGCTAGGTAACGTTGTCGTTAGCTAAATATTAACTGGTGACCATAAAACCGACGCTACCGTTTGTATTGCAAGGCCTAtcgaacacaaacacacatgcaattATCCAACAGTAACCACggctgatttttttaaatgatgtaacGAGCTTGCAACGTTACATTCAACAGTACAAACTAGTCGTTGTGGCACATCGATTAGCAGCCTGCCTGCCTAGCTAGCCTAGCCTAGCCACCAGCAAGCAAGCCGCTGCTACAATAAGCAAGCTAACCTGACGGCTTCAAGCGGGCATTTGCGTAAACGTTTAATTTTTAAGATGGTTTGTGGCGTGCGGTTTCCTGTcttgtttcttttagttttttcttacGTATTCCTGCTATCGGAAATCCAAGATGATTAACGCCAGCTATTAGTTCACTGTAGCTAACGAGCTAGTGCTAACCGCAAAGGGCCTGTTGTGTTTATTATTGGTTAGACATCAAAGAAATTCGTTTACTCACTGTTGTTTTGCAGCCAGTGAGTGGGTTTCCGTGTTAAATCGAACACGTTTTCTTGACCTTATATGCAATATTTACTGTTTACAACACATTACGGCCATCTCCGGGAGTTAACAAACGCTAATAGCCATGTTGCTGTTGTTAGCTAAAACATCAGCCAAACACTGAGTGGCTAAACAACATGGCCCCCCCTTCAAGTTCCAAACAGAGGGGCCTTAACCGCTAAACAAAAGGGGAAATACTCGCACCGCGACGGCCGCCTTCAAAGCAGTCGCCTTACACAGCTTTGGCTTTGGTTGTGAACAGATATCAGGAGATACTCACGCGTTGTCGTGTCGAGAGAGGATCTATGCTTGTTGCACGCCGTCAACCCGATTCtatattgttttgtttccttggAGAGAGCGGTGATTTAGCAAAGCTTGGCAGTCAGAGCTAAGAGTTTGCCTACGCCAGTGCCCCCTCCCTGTAAATAGCGTGAACTACGTAGACATGCGTATAACAATGTCAGTGTAAATTCGCCTTCCCGGCGTGCCTTAAGCGCACCAAATCTTGCGCTCATCATACTTCCCGGTATTTTATTAATCAGTCTCAGCGACCCTTCCCCACCTAAAAATACGGTAACATTTCATGGGATAAGCTGGGTTAGTTTGAATTAATGTTTATTAGATAACCGGCTGATTATATTTTGTGAACAATGTTGacccagtaaaaaaaataacaagcaaTGTTTCCGGGAGGCTTATTTGAAGGGAGAGGCTTCAAATAAGAACTAGTGTATATATGTCATCGTACTGTGATATTTGATTGATTTCGGCTGATTCTCGGTCGGGTGGGTCCTCGTGGTCCGTGACTCTCCTTCCTCTAATATAAGAAAACCCGACGTGATCCAATCACCTCTTCCTTTACAGACGGTGATCTCACCTCCCCATTTCCGATTGGATTGCTATATTTAGGAAAACGCCCTATGCTTTATAAAGAGATTGCTGTAGTTTGTGGCAAAGGCTGTGGAGTTAGAAGAAAGGACAGGCTCGCAGGACGAGTTTGACCAGCGTCTATTTCAAGTATAAAAAGTGCTGGAGTTGACAGGACTACAGATTACAACTGCAGGTTTTGGACTGAGCCGCGCCTGAGAGAGAACTAGGAAAGGCAGCCATGGCAGACATACGAAAGAAACTTGTCGTGGTGGGAGACGGTGCGTGTGGGAAAACATGTCTACTGATAGTATTCAGCAAAGACGAGTTCCCCGAAGTGTACGTCCCGACTGTGTTTGAGACATATGTGGCGGACATAGAAGTGGAAAACAAGCAAGTCCAACTGGCTTTGTGGGACACAGCCGGACAAGAGGACTACGACCGGCTGCGACCACTCTCCTATCCGGACACCGACGTCATTCTGATGTGCTTCTCAGTGGACAGCCCGGACTCGCTGGAAAACATCCCTGAAAAGTGGGTCCCTGAAGTCAAACACTTTTGCCCGAATGTACCCATCATATTAGTGGCCAACAAGAAGGATCTACGCAACGACGAGAACGTGAGGAACGAGCTGTCTCGGTTGAAGCTGGAGCCAGTGAAAACAGAGGATGGCCGGGCCATGGCCATGCGCATTGGCGCATATGACTATTTGGAGTGCTCAGCTAAAACCAAGGAGGGGATTTGGGAAGTATTTGAAACGGCAACACGAGCAGCTTTACAGAAACGTCAAACAAACCAGGATGGCTgtttgaaatgctgtgttttgaTGTGAACTGACTGTCGGTGGGGAGGTGGGGGTAACTGAGAAGCGCAAGACGAGACGTTTCCTCCGGGGTCTGTGTCTGGATATGTGAGGGCAGTGACCGTTGTTTGGACACTCCCTTGAAGTCTGATGCCTTTGCTTGACTGCAAACAAAGCTGATTGGAACACACGAATATCAACTGATATCGGGGTGTTTGTTGGGGGGAAATGCACTGGATACAGCATGTTCTTTTTGGGTCACGTGATCCCAGTCTGACTGGTAGAgggttaaaaagaaaaccacaaaccGTTTGATTTCAGTGggctactttttattttatttttttttaaatccccttCTGATGTGGACGTGGCCTTTCAAAGGCCTGCTGAAGAGCCAAGATTACactgctctttttttgtgtgtgtgttttagaagTTTGCGTAGGTCGCAGCCTTATTGCCAAGGTTATACTTTGTaacaagcaaagcaaaaaaaaaaaaaagcaaaaagcaaaacaaaaacaaatgcactgttatttttattatggcATGACTGAAGTTTGACCTTGCACCGCACCTGGATGCTGCAGCAACTCCTAAAAAGCTTGGTAAAACTACAAGTCATTGCCAGTTTGTTCTGTATAGGTTTTTGTGGTGGTTTAGGGCACTTTGGAAAAGACATTTCATAGCTCAAGTTTAcaattaagttttttttcctggtgtttGTTAGTTAGAGCACAcctaaaaagtgtttttttgatCCCACAgtattacattttcttttctttttttaataattttattaaattatgaaaCCAGTCAAATTTTACTCTAGGTTTACAAAAATACACATGGGCCAGTCTTGAAAAGGGCTAACCACAATGTCTTGTAGTTTTGCAGGTTTTCAGGCAAAGCCTCTGTCACAGTTAAGTGGACAGACACtttatgctttttctttctttttttttttttaaagtttgctaaGCATGCTTTTACCACAGGTTATATCTTCAGCTGTGATTATTGGCTAGTTTATACAAAGACACTGTCCTCTGCACATAGATTTCTGTACAGCTCACCTGAACAGCATCTTTTAAAGCACATACAGTACTACAGTCCATCTCCCTCAGgctctctgctctgtcaaagacttggaaaaaaaacaaaaaacagcttgaAATCTTCTGTTTAGGTACAGCTTCGTTTACAGCGATGCAGACAGTATTGCTCACAGAGGATTAAGCATGTGAGATGGTTTGGCATGTGAGCTTTGTAAAGGGCGTTTTCTCAGAAAGTGTCATGAAACTGCTGTTTGTGACCCAACCTATGGGGGATTAAACCATATGATGGCAACACTTTATTGGAAGTTTTTCATGCAATCCTATTATTAGCACACTTACGTAATAGTTACACACACTTAAACAAGAGGGTTTCCCTTTAACTAATACATGAGAAAAAGTCAAATGTGAAGTACTAATGCTTTATGAAGGTGTATAGAGCTGTTAAACAGAATTAATAGTTGAGaaagacacaatttttttttttttttttttttttttttttttaaatctcaatgTCTTCC contains these protein-coding regions:
- the pum2 gene encoding pumilio homolog 2 isoform X5, yielding MSVPCSILGMNDVAWQETRGGMLHANGAPESGGVRVHGGGPLAAVGGAGQAPGGPHIQGMDRVPNPTPGTPQPPLSGRSQDDATVGYFFQRQPGEQLVSCTPSKHRWPTGDANHVDQVRVVDEMNYDFQALALESRGMGELLPAKKLWDSDELAKDGRKGILLGEEWRDNAWGSSHFRSDHSVSQPIMVQRRPGQGFHGNGDANSVLSPRSEGGGLGVSMVEYVLSSSPGDKMDGRYRNGGYGAGDADQDGREKSDAQEKVSPFEEDKSPEMKVGEESDPTKANGRGLLNGMDRDCKDFNPTPGSRQASPTEAVERMGPSQTGLEMMGAHHPHALQQQNPSQNKIPAEDFQNQEAQNMGGMEQQAGVESLQFDYAGNQIQVDSSGTPVGLFDYSSQQQLFQRSNQLTVQQLTAAQQQQYALAAAQQQHLAGLAPAFVPNPYIINAAPPGADPYTAAGLAAAATLAGPTVVPPQYYGVPWGVYPANLFQQQPASTANHSANQQASSQGPGQPQVMRTGTNQRPLTPGQGQQSQQESLAAAAAANPALAYTGMPGYQVLAPAAYYDQTGALVMGPGARTGLGGPVRLVQTPLLINHAAAQAAAAVSASGSGNNMSGPPANGLYRSMPQPQPQPQQQQAPPPSSGLPSSSFYGSGSVPNTSQSSSLFSHTSAAPPPPSSSLGFSSTGGSLGVGLGSALGGFGSSVSSSTSSSVSRRDSLLANSDLYKRGGSSLTPIGQPFYNSLGYSSSPSPIGLTPGHSPLTPPPSLPSSHGSSSSLHLGGLTNGSGRYISAAPGAEAKYRSTGGTSSLFNSSSQLFPPSRPRYSRSDVMPSGRSRLLEDFRNNRFPNLQLRDLPGHMVEFSQDQHGSRFIQQKLERATPAERQMVFGEILQAAYQLMTDVFGNYVIQKFFEFGSADQKLALATRIRGHVLPLALQMYGCRVIQKALESISSDQQVISDIVRELDGHVLKCVKDQNGNHVVQKCIECVQPQALQFIIDAFQGQVFVLSTHPYGCRVIQRILEHCTQEQTLPILEELHQHSEQLGQKYQGVSLEMTPKTYYTVSRDALFKDQYGNYVIQHVLEHGRPEDKSKIVAEVRGKVLVLSQHKFASNVVEKCVIHSSRAERALLIDEVCCQKDGPHSALYTMMKDQYANYVVQRMIDMAEPAQRKIIMHKIRPHIATLRKYTYGKHILAKLEKYYMKSGSELGPIGGPTNGLM